GCTCCTAGCTAACCATATAGGCGCGCCCCGGCGCCCTCTTCCGTTAACGCCTGTGTCAGTGGGCTGGACATCCGCACCGCTGCCCCGCCCCCGCTGCCTGCCCACCGTGCAAATGCCCGACGCCGGCGCCCCCAAAGTGGGGACGCCGGCGTCGGGCATTGCTGATTACGCCTTGGCGGGCGCTGCTGCTAGCCCGCAGCGGAGCCGAGGGTGACGTCGAAGGTCTGTTCCGCGCCGTTGCGCAGGACGGTGATCTTCACGCTGGCACCGGCACGCTGTTCGCGGACAGCCGCTGTCAGCTGGTTGGGTTCACCGATGGCGAGGTCGTTGAACTTCGTAATGACGTCGCCCACCTTGATCCCGGCCTTTGCCGCAGCCGAATTCGCTTCCACAGTGGCAACGTCCGCGCCCACTGAGAACTCGGATGAGGTGCTGGATGCCGCCTTCTTCCGAACGCTGACGCCCAGCTGGCCGTGGGAAGCCTTGCCGGTGTCGATGATTTCCTGGGCGACGCGCTTGGCGTGGTTGATAGGGATGCTGAAGCCGACGCCGATGTTGCCGCTGGTGGACGATGCGCTCGAGCCCGCCGATGCGATGGCAACGTTGACGCCGATGATTTCGCCGCTGCTGTTCACCAGGGCACCGCCGGAATTGCCAGGGTTGATGGCGGCGTCCGTCTGGATGACGTTGATGGATATCTCGCCCTGGTTGGCCGGCTGCCGGGCTTCGCCGCCGCCGGGAGGTGCGAACTGGAAGCCGCCGTCGTCCTCTGCTTTATCGCCTTCCGGCGCGGCGGCGGAGGCCACGCTGATGGTCCTGTTGAGCGTTGAGACAATACCGTCCGTCACGGTGCCGGTCAGGCCGAGGGGCGAACCGATGGCAATGGCGGTGTCCCCCACGTTTAGCTTTCCGGAGTCGCCCAAGGTTGCGGGGGTGAGGCCGGAGGCGTTGTCCACCTTGATGACCGCGAGGTCGGACAGCGGGTCGGTGCCCACAAGTTTGGCGCCGAGGACGCGCCCGTCACTGGTACGGACTTCGAGCGCTGCGTTGGCCGTCTGGCCGTCCAGGGTGACCACGTGGGTGTTCGTGAGGATATGCCCCTGGTCGTTGAGGATGATGCCGGAGCCAGTGCCGCCGGCGCTGCCGGTGGATGCGCTGATGGTCACCACGCTGGGGGACGCCTTGACGGCAGCAGCCGTGATGGCATTCACGTTGTCCTGGTTGTTGACGATGACCGTGCCGGGCTGGCTGTTGCCGCTCACCGTGGTGCCGGCACCGGTGTTACCCAGTCCCGCGGAACCGACCGTGGCCACTCCGCCGCCCACCAATCCAGCAGCGAGGATGCTGGCCACGAGCGTACCGACGCCGAAGGACGCTTTCCGGCGCGGCGCGTCCTTGGGGTTGGGGGCAAGGCCCACGGCTCCGTACTGGCTGCCCTGGCCGTGATAACCGTAGCCGGGCTGCGGTGCCTGCTGTTGACCGTACGCCGGCTCGTGGGAACTGTCCTGTCCGTAGAACGGCTGCCGCTGGGGATAGGCCGGACGCGGAGTTCCGGGGATCTCCTGCGTGGGGTTGTCTCCGGGCCGGTCCAGCCGCTCCGTGGGGTACTCCCGCGGGCCGGGCTCACCGGGTCCGGCGGCATTGTCCTCCGGCTGGCCGGGGTGCTGCTGTTCCCAGGGATCCCGGTCCGGGCCGCCGTTCCTGGGGGCCTGCCCGGGCGTCTGGTTCTCAGTCATGGGACTTCCTTTCATCCTCGTCTGCATTAACTATGGACTCCCGGGCTGGAACAAGCTCGGATGTTTGCTGAGAGCTTCCTGAACGCTTTTCGGCCCCGGGCCGGATGGTCCGGGGGTTTCGCTGGTGGCATAGTCGGGCCGATGGACGGGCTCTGGGGTGCACCATAGAATCAAGATGAATTGCCACAGCGACCTGCGGCTTCACACCAAGCGTGGGGGCGCCGTGCATTCTGAGACGACCGGTTCGTCCCGAACTGGTGTCAGGCGTGCTGAAGGGTTGCACATGCGGTCAAAGTTCAAACGTATCCTCGCCGTGATCGGCCTCACCGCTTTCCTGGCGATACCCGCCGGCGCGGCGTGGGCCGAAGATCCGGTCACCTTGGATCCCGCAACCAAAATTGTGGATCCATCGGGAGTCCTCGGGTCGAAAAAAGGTGAGGTCCAGGACGCCATCAAGAAGCTTGGTGCGGACCACGCCACCGTGCTGCACGTCGTCATCGTTAAGAAGTTCGAGAACCCCGCCGATCGTGAAAAGTGGTCAGACGCTGTGGCCGAAAAGGCCAATCTCGGGTCCAACGCACTGATTTTCGCGGTTGCCACCGATACCAGGCAGTACGTCCTCAACAAGGGTGGCAGTAAGCTCACCACGGCCCAGGTCGAAAACATCAAGAGCAAGGCCATCGGCCCGGAGCTCGCGAAGGACAACTACGCGCAGGCGGCGATCAACGCCGCAGCGGCAGTTGGCGATGCAGCCGGCGGCGGCAGCGGCAACGTCCCCGGCGACGGTGCCGGCGCAGCTGTCCTGGTGGGGACCGGAATCGTCGCTGCCGGTGGCGCCGGCGCCTACCTGTATTTCCGCAACAAGCGCAAGAAGGCTGCCGGCCAGGCGGCTGGCGCAGGATATGGCGGCCAGGACGCTCCGGCGGATCCTCTGGCTTCGCTGAGCATCGAGGAACTGCGCCGCAAGAGTGGCTCCCTGCTGATCGAGGCTGACGACGCCATCAAGTCCAGTGAGCAGGAGCTTGGCTTCGCCCAGGCGCAGTACGGAGATTCCGCCGTCGGGAACTTCACCAAGGCCCTGGACGAAGCCAAGGCCCACCTGAGCGAATCCTTCAAGCTGCAGCAGCAGCTGGACGACCACATTCCTGACACCGAGGAACAGCAGCGGACCTGGCTTGTCGAAATCATCCGCCGGTCCGAAGCCGCTCTCACCTCGCTGCAGGAGCAGAAAGCGGACTTCGATTCCCTGCGCGAACTCGAAAAGAACGCTCCGCAGGCCCTGGCCGCGGTCAATGCCGGTGCGCGGGAAGCAGACGCGAAGATCAACACGGCCGAGCAGTCACTCACTGCGCTCCGCTCGAAGTATGCCGAGAGCGCCCTCACCCAGGTCTCGGACAACATCCTGCAGGCCAAGGAGCGCCTGGCGTTCGTTCAGAATGCCACCGCCACCGCTCAGCAGAAGCTGGGTGAGGGCGAGGGCAGCCTGGCCGCAGTAGCTGTCCGGGCAGCCGAGGAGAGCCTGCACCAGACGAACGTCCTCCTCGATGCCATCGCCAAGGTTTCATCTAGCCTTGATGAGGCCAGGAGCAGCCTCGAGGGCGCCGTTGTGGACACCTCGCAGGACCTCGCCCAGGCAAGGGCCATGATCCAGTCCGGCGCACACCCCGAACTGGCTGGACCCGTGGCCGGCGTCGAAAGCGCCCTCGCAGAGGTCAAGGCGGAAATCCAGGGCGGCAAGATTGACCCGATCGCCACCCTGCAGCGGGTGGAGACTGCCCACCAGTCGCTGGACCAGGCCCTCAGCGGCATCAGGGACCAGCAGGAGCAGGCGCGCCGGGCCCAGGCCTCGCTCCAGCAGACCATCATGTCTGCCCAGGCACAGATCAGCGCAACATCGGACTACATCACCGCACGCCGCGGCGGTGTGGGGACTGAGGCACGTACCCGGCTTGCCGAGTCGCAGCGGAACCTCGATTACGCCCTGTCCATCTCGCGCACCGATCCGGTCACGGCCCTCACGTACGCGCAGCAGGCACACGCGCTGGCTGCGCAGGCCGCCCAACTGGCGCAGGCGGATGTGGACCATTTCGGGGGCTACGCCAACCAGGGCTACGGCCGCGGCGGCATGTTCGGCGGTGGCGGCGGCGGGGGCCTGGGAGGCGCCATCCTGGGCGGCATCCTGATCAACTCAATCCTCCATGGCGGCGGCGGCGCGGGCTGGGGCGGCGGCCACAGCGACGGCGGAGGCTGGGGTGGCGGAGACATCGGCGGCGGAGACATGGGCGGCTGGGGCGGCGACTCCGGCGGCGGCGGAGACTTCTAGAACCCCGATCGGCCCACGCTGTGCCATCCCGCCTACGCGCAAGGCACCCCATAATTGTTCACTGGTTTCAGTGGTCACCACAGAGCAGGACGAAAGGGTAACACCATGGTTAAGCAGTCCATTTTCGGCCGCATCGCGCAGCTGGCTAAGGCGAACATCAACACTTTGCTGGACAACGCTGAGGATCCGCAGAAGATGCTGGACCAGATGGTCCGGGACTACACCAACAACATCGCTGAGGCCGAGTCCGCCGTCGCACAGACCATCGGCAACCTGCGGATGCTTGAGGACGACTACCGCGAGGACATCAAGAACGCCCAGGACTGGGGCAACAAGGCCCTTGCAGCCTCCCGCAAGGCGGACGAATACCGGGCCAGCGGTGACAACGTTGACGCCGAAAAATTCGACAACCTGGCCAAGGTGGCACTGCAGCGCCAGATGTCGGCCGAGAATGAGGCGAAGGGCGCAGAGCCCAGCATCGCCTCGCAGCGTGAAGTGGTGGAAAAGCTCAAGTCTGGCCTGGACCAGATGAAGGGCAAGCTCAACGAGCTGACCAGCAAGCGGAACGAGCTGGTGGCACGGTCCAAGACCGCTGCGGCCCAGTCCCAGGTCCACGACGCCATCAAGAGCATCGACTTCATGGATCCCACCAGCGAGGTGGGCCGCTTCGAGGAAAAGATCCGCCGCGAGGAGGCCAAGGTCCGCGGTCAGCAGGAGCTTGCAGCTTCGAGCCTGGACGCGCAGTTCAACCAGCTGGAGGACCTTGGCGAGCAGGTGGAAATTGAGGCCCGCCTGGCGGCCCTGAAGCAGGGCAATTCGTCCAAGCCGGCAATCGGCGCCTCCGGTTCCGCCGCCTCAGCATCCACCGTGGACGAAGCTGACTTCGACAAACTCTGACCGGCGGCGGGACATGCCGCCGCTTCTGCACTGAACACGTAGGGCCGGGGCCACTGATGGCCCTGGCCCCTACTTGTCCGTGTCCCTGTGTAGCGTGGTGCCATGGATTCCTCCGGTGCAACCTCCATCGCATGGCTTCGCGACGACCTTCGGCTGGACGACAATCCGGCCTTGGTGGAAGCAGCTGCGCTGGGCCTGCCCCTGACGGTTGTCTTCATCCTTGACGAGGAGTCCGAGGGCGTCCGGCCACTGGGCGGTGCAGCCCGGTGGTGGCTGCATCACTCCCTTGCCTCCCTTGCGGCGGCGCTCGAGGCCAAGGGCAACCGGCTGGTCCTCCGCCGCGGCCCGGCGCAGGAGGTATTGCGGCAACTCGCCACCGAGACCAACGCAGGCCACCTGTTCTGGAACCGCCGCTACAGCCTCCCGGAACGCACCGTGGACGCCGCCGTCAAGTCGTGGGCCGGAAAAAACGGCATTGAAGCCTCGAGCTACCAGGCGAATCTCCTGTTTGAACCATGGACGGTCCGCACCGGCGCCGGCGGCCCCTACAAAGTGTTCACACCGTTCTGGCGGGCCTGCCTCGCGAACGGTGACGTGCGCGACCCCCTCGAGATTCCGCTGAAGCTGCCGGCCCCGCCCCGGGAAAGAGGTGCCACGCCGGCCGGGGAAGGTCTTGAGGGCTGGCAGCTCCTGCCTTCCTCCCCCGACTGGAGCGGGGGGCTGGCCGAAACCTGGGAGCCGGGGGAAGAAGGTGCCCACCGGCGGCTGGAGGATTTCCTGGACGGCCCTGCGCTGGACTACGGGACCGGACGCAATGTGCCGGGAGTGGAAGGGACCAGCCGCCTGTCTCCGCACCTGCGCTTCGGCGAGGTCAGCCCTTTCAGGGTCTGGCGGGAAACCCGCGGCCGCTTTCCACGTAATGTGCCGGCCGACGTCGGGATCTTCCGTTCCGAGCTCGGCTGGCGCGAGTTCTGCTGGCACCTGCTGTACACGAACCCGGAACTTGCCACCCGTAACTACCGGCCGGAGTTTGACCGCTTTGAGTGGCAGTCCCCGGCCAGCGATGAACTGAAGGCCTGGCAGCAGGGCCGCACCGGATACCCGTTCGTTGATGCCGGGATGCGGCAGCTCTGGCAGACCGGCTGGATGCACAACAGGGTGAGGATGGCGGCGGCGTCCTTCCTGGTCAAGAACCTCCTGGCGGACTGGCGGACCGGGGAGGCCTGGTTCTGGGACACCCTGGTGGACGCCGACGCCGCGAGCAATCCCGCCAACTGGCAGTGGGTGGCAGGCTCAGGAGCGGACGCGTCCCCGTACTACCGGATCTTCAACCCCGTGACCCAGAGCAAGAAGTTCGACGCCGCGGGGAACTACCTGCGCCGCTACATCCCAGAGCTGGCAGGGCTGGACGGAAAAGGCATCCACGAGCCGTGGAAGGCCGGCGGTGAACTGCGGGGATACCCCGCTCCCCTGGTGGACCTGCCGGAGTCCCGGGAACGGGCCCTCGAGGCGTACCAACGGCTTAAGGACAGCTGAGACCCTCGGGCGGCCGGGCCGGGGTCAGCGGCTGACCTTGCCCATCAGGGAGGCGACGGGCCGCAGGAAGAGCGGTCGGGCCAGGAACCAGGCCGCCACCATGACCACAACCGAGGCAAGGAAGACCCAGAAACCGAGCCATCCGTCGTTGTCCTGCACACCGTACATGTGGTTGAGGTTCCGCAGGGCTCCGGTGGCGAGCACCAGGAACACGTGCACGACGATGAACGCCACAAAGTAGATCATCACGGGGAAGTGGACAGCCCGTGCCCATTCAATGGGAAAGGCCTTGTTGAGGCTTGCCGCCTTTTTTGGCCAGGCGCCTGACATGCGGAGGCCGGTGATGAAGGCCAGCGGAGCGGCGATGAAGACAGTCACAAAGTACGTCAGCAGCTGAAGCGCGTTGTAGTTGATCCAGCCGTTTTCGGTGGGCCAGTCCAGGGAGGCATACTGCAGGGCGGCCGACAGCGCGTTGGGGAAGACGTCCCAACTCGTGGGAACAATCCGCATCCACTGCCCGCTCGCGAAAAGCAGGACAGCGAACACCAGGCCGTTGAGGATCCACAGGGCGTCCAGCGTCAGGTGGAACCACAGCTCGAGCGTGATTTTGGTGGGCGGGTTCTTGGTCTTGATCAGGCCCTTGTTGTTCCGGGTCCAGTGGCCGCTGGGACGGGTGGTGGTGCGCACTTGCCACCCGGTCCGGATGATCAGGAGCAGGAAGAAGGCGTTGAGGAAGTGCTGCCAGGCAAGCCAGGCGGGAAAGCCCACGGGAGCAGCGGCCGGAAGCTCGGAATGGCCCGGGTAGTCGGCAACGAAGGAAGCCACGGCAGGCAGTCCCATCAGCCACCTGGCAATCAACACCACGAGGACCAGCCCTCCCAGGGCGGCAGGCACCCCCCAGTAGAGTCGCGACCGCTTACCCGCCGCGGTACCGGGCTTCTTCGTGGGTGTGGACATCGAACAACATTCCTCTCGAGAATGACTGGCCAAGTGCTCACGACGTGTGAGGCTCTGCGAAGAGAATACTAGGAACTGCTCGTATCCAAGGAAAAAGAAGACCCCGGCCGGCTGATATGCCGGTCGGGGTCTTCTCATAGTTGCGGGGACAGGATTTGAACCTGTGACCTCTGGGTTATGAGCCCAGCGAGCTACCGAACTGCTCCACCCCGCGTCGCAAGAACTACTTTACCGGCACGTGAACACCAGGCCAAATCGAAGCGGCGTGATGTCCGTCTCGCCAAACGGACGCGGCACCTGCTCCCCGAAAGGAGCAGGTGCCGCGTCCCGCCGTCGTGCGTAATCAGTTACCGGGCGAGTTTAATCAGTCACCAGGAACGTCAGCTACTCGGCGAGGGCGAAGGAGTAGCCTCAGGCGTTGCCGTGGACGCGGGAGCGGGAGATGCCTCGGGAGCCGCCACGGGGATCTTGGACTCCGCCTCGACGGCCCTCTTGAGGGCAGCCGCGATCCGGTTCTGCGCCTCACCATAAGCCGCGAAGTCGCCGGCAGCCAGTGCTGCCTGCCCTGCCTGCATGGCCGCGTTGGCTTCGTCCAGTGCCGCCTTCAGCTCCGCCTTGGCATCCGCACCCGCGGGGCTGGCAGGGGCGCCGGGACCGGCGGGCGCCTGGCCGTTGTTGTCCGAGTCACCGGCAGCAGCTCCGGAGTCTCCGCCGAACAGCTGCTTCAGTGCCTCATCCAAGGTGGGCGCAAAGCCCACCTTGTCGCCGAAGGCCACCAGGACGCGCTGCAGCGTGGGGTAGGACGTCTCGCCGGTGGACTTGAGGTAGACAGGCTGCACATACAGGATTCCGCCGCCCACCGGAAGGGTGAGGAGGTTGCCGTTGAGCACTTCCGAGGCGCCCTGGCGCAGGAGGTTCAGCGCCTGCGACACCGTGGGGTCCGAGTTGAACTTGTTCTGCGCCTGGCCCGGACCGGGGACCTGGATCTCCGGCGGGATCTGGAGCAGCCGCAGCTTGCCGTAGCTCTCCGCCTTAACCCCAGCCTGGTTGCCGGCGTCCGAGTCAGCGGCAAGGAAGCCGTACAGCACGTTGCGGGCGTTGCCGTTGACAATCTGCGGGATGAACGACGACGTCAGCTGGAAGGCGGGCTTGTCCTGGTCCGGCATCTGCAGCGACATGTAGAACGGCGGCTGCTTGACGCCGCTGGTGGAATCAACCGTAGGATCCGCCGGAACGCTCCAGACGTCCTTGGTCTGGTAGAACGTGGACGGGTTGGTTACGTGGTATTCGCCCAGGAGCTGGCGCTGGACCTTGAACAGGTCCTCCGGGTACCGGACGTGGCTCATGACGTCACCGGACATTTCCGAGTACGGCTTCAGCGTCGAGGGGAACACCTTCTGCCAGGACTTCAGGAGCGGGTCCTGGTCGTCCCACGCGTAGAGCGTGACGGAACCGTCGTACGCATCCACTGTTGCCTTGACGGAGTTCCGGATGTAGTTGACGGTGCTGTTGGGCAGGGCGACTGCCCGGCCGGACGTGGTCTGGGTGTCAGCGGTGGCATCCGAGAGCTGCTCCTGCTGGGAGTACGGGTAGTACTGGCTGGTGGTGTAGCCGTCCACGATCCACTTGACCCGGCCGTCCACCACTGCAGGGTAGGCATTGCCGTCAACGGTCAGGTAGGGAGCCACCTTTTCCACTCGCTCACGGGGGTTGCGGTCGTACAGGATCTGGGACTCCTGGTTCACGCCATCCGAGAGCAGCAGGTCCGAGGACTGGAACTTGATGGAATACAGCACACGGTTGAAGAACGTCCCCACGTTGGGTCCGCCGTTGCCTTGGAAGGTGTACTGGGTCTCGCCCTCGCCTTCCCGGCCGGAGGGCCTGTCCTGCTCGCGGGCCGGGGCTCCATCCGGCGCCCCTACGATCGAGTAGTCCGGGGAGTACTCGCCAAAATAGATCCGCGGCTCATAGCTGGAATCGTCACCAAGGACGCCGGTTGACGGGATGCCCGACTGCAGGAATTCCGGCTTGCCGTCAACGGTGAACTTGTTGCCCTTGGCCGCCACCACGCCGTAGCCGTGGGTATACACCACATGCTGGTTGAGCCAGCCCTGCTGGTTGGTGGCTACGTTGGCCGGATTCAGTTCGCGGACCGCGATCACGGTGTCCTGGACCTTCCCGTCAACTTCGTACCGGTCCACGTTGAGGGAGTCCGGGAACCGGTAGTACGGCCGGTACTGTTCCAGCTGCGAGAACGCATCCGAGATCAGGTTCGGGTCCAGCAGCCTGATGTTTGCAGTGGTCTGCGCATCAGGCGCGAGGGCTCCGGTGCTGGCCGTGTTGGTGGCGTCGTACCGGTTTACCTGGATCTTGTCCAGGCCGTAGGCGGCCCGCGTGTTGTCGATGTTGCGCTGGATGTACTCCTTTTCCAGCGTCTCTTCCGAGGGCCGGACCTGGAACTGCTGGATCACCCAGGGGTAGACGCCCCCGGCCAGGATGGACGTGATGACCAGCATCGCGGTTCCAATGACGGGCAGGCGCCACTTGCCGATCACAGCGGCGACGACGAACAGGATGGCAACGAGGACCGCTGCCACCGCGAGGATGGCCTTGGTGGGGATGACGGCGCTGACGTCCGTGTAGAGGGCGCCGGCCCAGCGCCCGCTGTTGCTTTGCACTGTTGTAAAGCGGTCAAGCCAGAAGTTGATGCCCAGGAGCACCAGGAAGGAGGCGCCGGTGACAGCGATGTGGATCTGCGCCGCCCGGCTGGTGAAGACGCCGCGTTCCATCAGCCGGATGCTGCCGTAGAGGTAGTGGGTAAGGATGCCTGCGATGCCGGCAATGACCACCACACTGATCAGGAACCCGGTCACGAAGCCGAGGAACGGAAGCGTCATCAGGTAGAAGCTGATGTCCATGTTGAACTCGGGATCAGTTTGCCCGAAGGGCTCCTGGTTGAAGAACAGCAGGACTTTCTGCCATTGGCTGGCGGCTGCGCTGCCGGCGAAGAGGCCGAACAGGACGGGCAGGCCCACCATGACTACCCGGCGGACGGGTTCCAGTTGCGCCTGGTACCGGTTGAGGTTGTCCCGGATCTCGGAGTCGGGCGCATAAACCGGCCTGGCGTGGTACGCGATGCGGATCGCGAAGAAGACCGCCACGAACATCACGGCGAAGCCGGCAGCGAAGATGCCGATCCGGGCCAGGTTCTCGGTCACGAATACTTCAATGAAGCCAAGCTGGCGGTACCAGAGGACGTCGGTCCAGACGTTGGCGAAGAAGATGAAGCCCACTACCACCAGGGCAACAACGATCAGGGTGGGCGTCAACGCCCCGCGTCGTGAAGGGGGCCTGCCTGTGGACATGGTGCTGGCGGGACGGGACAAACTGGGTACCTCATAGCTGGTCGTCAGATTATTCGATGCGTGCGTGCGAGCGACGTCCGGCACCGGTCAAACAGCTGGTTTCGTCCGTCACAATTGCCACGAGTGGCGGTAAGGCTTAGTTCCTGTTGAGTCTAGTTGCGCCCAGTCTAGTTGCTTGTGCACGCCGGGAGGCCGGATGTGTCCTGGCCGCTGCCGGCGCGTTCGACGGCGTCACGCGCCTCCGCGAGGTTCTCCACACGGACCACCTGCAGCCCCTCGGGGATTTGCCCCACCACGTCCTGGCAGTTTGCGGCCGGCGCGAGGAACATTGTGGCTCCCCCGGCCCTTGCACCCTGCATTTTCTGCTCGATCCCGCCGATGGGTCCCACGAGGCCGTCCGGGGAGATGGTGCCGGTCCCTGCGATGTGCTTGCCGCCCGTCAGGTCGCCCGGGGTGACGGTATCGATAATGCCGAGTGAGAACATCAGCCCGGCGCTGGGACCGCCCACCTTCTCAAGCGAGATGTCGACGGCGAAGGGGAACGTGAACAGGTACTTGAGCATCACTCCGAGGATGAAGCGGCCCTCCCCGTTGTCTTTGGGGGTGATCGCCTCCGTGACCGGCTGCCCACCGCGCTCCACCACCACGGTGGCCGGCGCGCCTTTTCCTGCCGCCAATTCCTCCTGGACAACGGCCAGTGAGGTGATGTCCCTGCCGTTGATGCTTTTGAGCACGTCCCCGGGTTCGATCTTCCCGGCGGATGCGGAACCTTCCGAGAGGGCCGCTGCCTGGAGCTGCTGCCCGAAGGGAATCTCCAGCTCCTTGAGGGCCGACGCCACGGCGTTCTCCTGGGAGGTGGTCATGGCCACGG
The Arthrobacter sp. PGP41 genome window above contains:
- a CDS encoding S1C family serine protease encodes the protein MTENQTPGQAPRNGGPDRDPWEQQHPGQPEDNAAGPGEPGPREYPTERLDRPGDNPTQEIPGTPRPAYPQRQPFYGQDSSHEPAYGQQQAPQPGYGYHGQGSQYGAVGLAPNPKDAPRRKASFGVGTLVASILAAGLVGGGVATVGSAGLGNTGAGTTVSGNSQPGTVIVNNQDNVNAITAAAVKASPSVVTISASTGSAGGTGSGIILNDQGHILTNTHVVTLDGQTANAALEVRTSDGRVLGAKLVGTDPLSDLAVIKVDNASGLTPATLGDSGKLNVGDTAIAIGSPLGLTGTVTDGIVSTLNRTISVASAAAPEGDKAEDDGGFQFAPPGGGEARQPANQGEISINVIQTDAAINPGNSGGALVNSSGEIIGVNVAIASAGSSASSTSGNIGVGFSIPINHAKRVAQEIIDTGKASHGQLGVSVRKKAASSTSSEFSVGADVATVEANSAAAKAGIKVGDVITKFNDLAIGEPNQLTAAVREQRAGASVKITVLRNGAEQTFDVTLGSAAG
- a CDS encoding cytochrome b/b6 domain-containing protein, with the protein product MSTPTKKPGTAAGKRSRLYWGVPAALGGLVLVVLIARWLMGLPAVASFVADYPGHSELPAAAPVGFPAWLAWQHFLNAFFLLLIIRTGWQVRTTTRPSGHWTRNNKGLIKTKNPPTKITLELWFHLTLDALWILNGLVFAVLLFASGQWMRIVPTSWDVFPNALSAALQYASLDWPTENGWINYNALQLLTYFVTVFIAAPLAFITGLRMSGAWPKKAASLNKAFPIEWARAVHFPVMIYFVAFIVVHVFLVLATGALRNLNHMYGVQDNDGWLGFWVFLASVVVMVAAWFLARPLFLRPVASLMGKVSR
- a CDS encoding PDZ domain-containing protein, which produces MRDRAPRDPKVSAMLLAGMSALGLGIAVGTLPVPYVVESPGPTYNTLGESQGKPVISITGRDTYPAKGNLDLTTVYVDGGPNGPVSILDAFSAWLTPSKAVHPVELIYPTGTTREEAEEQSSVAMTTSQENAVASALKELEIPFGQQLQAAALSEGSASAGKIEPGDVLKSINGRDITSLAVVQEELAAGKGAPATVVVERGGQPVTEAITPKDNGEGRFILGVMLKYLFTFPFAVDISLEKVGGPSAGLMFSLGIIDTVTPGDLTGGKHIAGTGTISPDGLVGPIGGIEQKMQGARAGGATMFLAPAANCQDVVGQIPEGLQVVRVENLAEARDAVERAGSGQDTSGLPACTSN
- a CDS encoding UPF0182 family membrane protein, translated to MSTGRPPSRRGALTPTLIVVALVVVGFIFFANVWTDVLWYRQLGFIEVFVTENLARIGIFAAGFAVMFVAVFFAIRIAYHARPVYAPDSEIRDNLNRYQAQLEPVRRVVMVGLPVLFGLFAGSAAASQWQKVLLFFNQEPFGQTDPEFNMDISFYLMTLPFLGFVTGFLISVVVIAGIAGILTHYLYGSIRLMERGVFTSRAAQIHIAVTGASFLVLLGINFWLDRFTTVQSNSGRWAGALYTDVSAVIPTKAILAVAAVLVAILFVVAAVIGKWRLPVIGTAMLVITSILAGGVYPWVIQQFQVRPSEETLEKEYIQRNIDNTRAAYGLDKIQVNRYDATNTASTGALAPDAQTTANIRLLDPNLISDAFSQLEQYRPYYRFPDSLNVDRYEVDGKVQDTVIAVRELNPANVATNQQGWLNQHVVYTHGYGVVAAKGNKFTVDGKPEFLQSGIPSTGVLGDDSSYEPRIYFGEYSPDYSIVGAPDGAPAREQDRPSGREGEGETQYTFQGNGGPNVGTFFNRVLYSIKFQSSDLLLSDGVNQESQILYDRNPRERVEKVAPYLTVDGNAYPAVVDGRVKWIVDGYTTSQYYPYSQQEQLSDATADTQTTSGRAVALPNSTVNYIRNSVKATVDAYDGSVTLYAWDDQDPLLKSWQKVFPSTLKPYSEMSGDVMSHVRYPEDLFKVQRQLLGEYHVTNPSTFYQTKDVWSVPADPTVDSTSGVKQPPFYMSLQMPDQDKPAFQLTSSFIPQIVNGNARNVLYGFLAADSDAGNQAGVKAESYGKLRLLQIPPEIQVPGPGQAQNKFNSDPTVSQALNLLRQGASEVLNGNLLTLPVGGGILYVQPVYLKSTGETSYPTLQRVLVAFGDKVGFAPTLDEALKQLFGGDSGAAAGDSDNNGQAPAGPGAPASPAGADAKAELKAALDEANAAMQAGQAALAAGDFAAYGEAQNRIAAALKRAVEAESKIPVAAPEASPAPASTATPEATPSPSPSS
- a CDS encoding TPM domain-containing protein, with amino-acid sequence MRSKFKRILAVIGLTAFLAIPAGAAWAEDPVTLDPATKIVDPSGVLGSKKGEVQDAIKKLGADHATVLHVVIVKKFENPADREKWSDAVAEKANLGSNALIFAVATDTRQYVLNKGGSKLTTAQVENIKSKAIGPELAKDNYAQAAINAAAAVGDAAGGGSGNVPGDGAGAAVLVGTGIVAAGGAGAYLYFRNKRKKAAGQAAGAGYGGQDAPADPLASLSIEELRRKSGSLLIEADDAIKSSEQELGFAQAQYGDSAVGNFTKALDEAKAHLSESFKLQQQLDDHIPDTEEQQRTWLVEIIRRSEAALTSLQEQKADFDSLRELEKNAPQALAAVNAGAREADAKINTAEQSLTALRSKYAESALTQVSDNILQAKERLAFVQNATATAQQKLGEGEGSLAAVAVRAAEESLHQTNVLLDAIAKVSSSLDEARSSLEGAVVDTSQDLAQARAMIQSGAHPELAGPVAGVESALAEVKAEIQGGKIDPIATLQRVETAHQSLDQALSGIRDQQEQARRAQASLQQTIMSAQAQISATSDYITARRGGVGTEARTRLAESQRNLDYALSISRTDPVTALTYAQQAHALAAQAAQLAQADVDHFGGYANQGYGRGGMFGGGGGGGLGGAILGGILINSILHGGGGAGWGGGHSDGGGWGGGDIGGGDMGGWGGDSGGGGDF
- a CDS encoding cryptochrome/photolyase family protein; protein product: MDSSGATSIAWLRDDLRLDDNPALVEAAALGLPLTVVFILDEESEGVRPLGGAARWWLHHSLASLAAALEAKGNRLVLRRGPAQEVLRQLATETNAGHLFWNRRYSLPERTVDAAVKSWAGKNGIEASSYQANLLFEPWTVRTGAGGPYKVFTPFWRACLANGDVRDPLEIPLKLPAPPRERGATPAGEGLEGWQLLPSSPDWSGGLAETWEPGEEGAHRRLEDFLDGPALDYGTGRNVPGVEGTSRLSPHLRFGEVSPFRVWRETRGRFPRNVPADVGIFRSELGWREFCWHLLYTNPELATRNYRPEFDRFEWQSPASDELKAWQQGRTGYPFVDAGMRQLWQTGWMHNRVRMAAASFLVKNLLADWRTGEAWFWDTLVDADAASNPANWQWVAGSGADASPYYRIFNPVTQSKKFDAAGNYLRRYIPELAGLDGKGIHEPWKAGGELRGYPAPLVDLPESRERALEAYQRLKDS
- a CDS encoding PspA/IM30 family protein, producing the protein MVKQSIFGRIAQLAKANINTLLDNAEDPQKMLDQMVRDYTNNIAEAESAVAQTIGNLRMLEDDYREDIKNAQDWGNKALAASRKADEYRASGDNVDAEKFDNLAKVALQRQMSAENEAKGAEPSIASQREVVEKLKSGLDQMKGKLNELTSKRNELVARSKTAAAQSQVHDAIKSIDFMDPTSEVGRFEEKIRREEAKVRGQQELAASSLDAQFNQLEDLGEQVEIEARLAALKQGNSSKPAIGASGSAASASTVDEADFDKL